In Labrus bergylta chromosome 1, fLabBer1.1, whole genome shotgun sequence, one genomic interval encodes:
- the LOC109977926 gene encoding ankyrin repeat and SOCS box protein 5-like isoform X1: MPDVPPAAPEMSRKRGADPGAPPELLPERKKTCWGILTSQGSWADRSPLHEAASQGRLLALRTLLAQGYHANIVTIDHVSPLHEACLSGHVACVRALLNAGANVNAATIDGVTPLYNCCTSGSVGCLELLLQNGAHTHTTHAHFPSALHEACKRGNSQCVEILLSHGADPDYEVSHLGSPLYMSCLHRHTECSKILLHTGARVNVGRGADSPLHVAVRAGGADLVSLLLEYGADVNIRDGNNQRAVELAATGGQTQQLLQSFEVSPRTLCQLCRLQIRSLIGRSRLKLLPVLPLPPLLTDYLDHT, from the exons ATGCCTGATGTCCCGCCTGCAGCTCCGGAGATGTCCCGGAAAAGAGGCGCGGACCCCGGGGCTCCTCCAGAGCTCTTGCCGGAGAGGAAGAAGACCTGCTGGGGGATCCTGACCAGCCAAG GTTCATGGGCTGATCGTTCTCCTCTTCATGAAGCAGCGTCTCAGGGTCGACTTCTCGCCCTGCGCACTCTGCTTGCCCAG GGTTATCACGCCAACATCGTCACCATCGACCACGTGTCTCCTCTGCATGAAGCGTGTCTGTCAGGACATGTGGCCTGTGTCAGAGCGCTGCTCAACGCTGGAGCTAAT GTTAATGCAGCCACCATCGACGGGGTGACTCCTCTGTATAACTGCTGTACCTCTGGGAGTGTTGGCTgtttggagctgctgctgcagaacgGAGCtcacacacataccacacacgcacacttccCCTCGGCCCTGCACGAAGCCTGCAAGAGAG GTAACAGTCAGTGTGTGGAGATTCTGCTGTCTCATGGAGCTGACCCAGACTACGAGGTGTCTCACCTGGGCTCGCCTCTCTACATGAGCTGTTTACACCGACACACCGAGTGCTCCAAGATTCTGCTGCACACAG GCGCCAGAGTGAACGTCGGTCGAGGAGCGGACAGTCCTCTCCATGTGGCGGTCAGAGCGGGCGGAGCTGATCTGGTGTCACTGCTTCTGGAGTATGGAGCTGACGTGAACATCAGAGACGGGAACAATCAGCGTGCTGTGGAGCTGGCTGCCACTGGTGGTCAGacacaacagctgctgcagagctttGAAG TGTCTCCGAGGACTCTCTGCCAGCTGTGTCGTCTGCAGATCAGGTCACTGATTGGTCGGTCCAGACTGAAGCTCCTCCCCGTGCTTCCTCTGCCCCCCCTGCTCACGGATTACCTGGATCACACGTAG
- the LOC109977926 gene encoding ankyrin repeat and SOCS box protein 5-like isoform X2, whose protein sequence is MSYVYQWLDVPWGDGDMGSWADRSPLHEAASQGRLLALRTLLAQGYHANIVTIDHVSPLHEACLSGHVACVRALLNAGANVNAATIDGVTPLYNCCTSGSVGCLELLLQNGAHTHTTHAHFPSALHEACKRGNSQCVEILLSHGADPDYEVSHLGSPLYMSCLHRHTECSKILLHTGARVNVGRGADSPLHVAVRAGGADLVSLLLEYGADVNIRDGNNQRAVELAATGGQTQQLLQSFEVSPRTLCQLCRLQIRSLIGRSRLKLLPVLPLPPLLTDYLDHT, encoded by the exons ATGTCTTATGTCTATCAGTGGCTGGACGTGCCGTGGGGGGACGGAGATATGG GTTCATGGGCTGATCGTTCTCCTCTTCATGAAGCAGCGTCTCAGGGTCGACTTCTCGCCCTGCGCACTCTGCTTGCCCAG GGTTATCACGCCAACATCGTCACCATCGACCACGTGTCTCCTCTGCATGAAGCGTGTCTGTCAGGACATGTGGCCTGTGTCAGAGCGCTGCTCAACGCTGGAGCTAAT GTTAATGCAGCCACCATCGACGGGGTGACTCCTCTGTATAACTGCTGTACCTCTGGGAGTGTTGGCTgtttggagctgctgctgcagaacgGAGCtcacacacataccacacacgcacacttccCCTCGGCCCTGCACGAAGCCTGCAAGAGAG GTAACAGTCAGTGTGTGGAGATTCTGCTGTCTCATGGAGCTGACCCAGACTACGAGGTGTCTCACCTGGGCTCGCCTCTCTACATGAGCTGTTTACACCGACACACCGAGTGCTCCAAGATTCTGCTGCACACAG GCGCCAGAGTGAACGTCGGTCGAGGAGCGGACAGTCCTCTCCATGTGGCGGTCAGAGCGGGCGGAGCTGATCTGGTGTCACTGCTTCTGGAGTATGGAGCTGACGTGAACATCAGAGACGGGAACAATCAGCGTGCTGTGGAGCTGGCTGCCACTGGTGGTCAGacacaacagctgctgcagagctttGAAG TGTCTCCGAGGACTCTCTGCCAGCTGTGTCGTCTGCAGATCAGGTCACTGATTGGTCGGTCCAGACTGAAGCTCCTCCCCGTGCTTCCTCTGCCCCCCCTGCTCACGGATTACCTGGATCACACGTAG
- the spcs3 gene encoding signal peptidase complex subunit 3, whose product MNTVLSRANSLFAFSLSVMAALTFGCFVTTAFKDRRVPVDIHVSRVMLKNVDDFTGPRERSDLGFITFDLSADLQPIFDWNVKQLFLYMSAEYATKSNALNQVVLWDKIVLRGENTKLNLRDTKSKYFFFDDGNGLRANKNITLSLSWNVVPNAGILPLVAGSGHISLPFPESYEATRSY is encoded by the exons ATGAACACGGTTTTATCCCGAGCGAACTCTCTGTTCGCTTTCTCCCTCAGCGTCATGGCGGCGTTAACGTTTGGCTGCTTCGTCACCACCGCCTTCAAAGACCGCAGAGTGCCGGTGGACATCCACGTCTCCAGAGTCATGCT GAAGAACGTGGACGACTTCACAGGTCCCAGAGAGCGCAGTGACCTGGGCTTCATCACCTTTGACCTCTCAGCCG ATCTGCAGCCCATCTTTGACTGGAACGTCAAACAGCTGTTTCTCTACATGTCAGCAGAGTACGCCACCAAGAGCAac GCTCTGAACCAGGTGGTTCTTTGGGATAAAATCGTCCTTCGAGGTGAAAACACCAAACTGAACCTCAGAGACACGAAGTCCAAATACTTCTTCTTCGATGACGGCAATGGACtgag GGCCAACAAGAATatcactctgtctctgtcctggAACGTTGTCCCAAACGCAGGAATCCTTCCCTTAGTGGCTGGCAGCGGTCACATCAGCCTCCCCTTCCCAGAATCATACGAGGCCACCAGGAGCTACTGA
- the kdm2aa gene encoding lysine (K)-specific demethylase 2Aa isoform X2 — MGRAGTRRRYHDDGISDEEIDGRRMFDLEEKVSSQRFSSDRVLRMEGKDLTFEFVQRGGLRDPILFERPEGLGLKMPDSDFSVNDVKMFVGSRRMIDVMDVSTQKGTEMSMAQWTRYYETPPPQREKLYNVISLEFSHTKLESLVSRPTTVDLIDWVDNMWPRHLKERQRDSTNSITDMQYPKVQKYCLMSVEGCYTDFHIDFGGTSVWYHILRGSKVFWLIPPSPQNLELYENWVLSGKQGDVFLGDRVSDCQRIELKQGCTFIIPSGWIHAVYTPLDSMVFGGNFLHSFNIPMQLNICNIEDRTRVPVKFRYPFYYEMCWYVLERYVFSLTKTSYLTPEFQKHSLGIGLKKPPGSDAASELVKEEEEEEEDEEDEQQQQQPENVHVTPLELEGMWNLLGKLEALPSNKKCVPAGIHNAPALITHIKALLKEHANDNPKLSYSGKPIIRWPKRPSWYQPPPPPPPPPRPKLANTPVVPRPQKPASSMSVLRRRRVRCKRCEACMRTECGECNFCRDMKKFGGPGKLKQTCVLRQCLSPGLPLSAVCEICKEPNQEETGDASLILMECSNCAQIVHPACLTVQGEGVVNKDLPSCWECPKCVQGITDPESSGSDESLAPGHQQQVRPRGPLVLRLGPGPSAAVLGGPGCSQQDGEVVRCGFFPPPPLSCCSSSASLLLVAAPLPSQPISSRLSKGHKADGPPLKRKSSSLLDARMAKIYRRQRHSRDGDDSASDDEDEGSQRRKMALHARGAVHSTRRGFNANRRGLLRGGSAHRGSRGGVMPAGSSAFKLKRGVGVREAGRRGRGVRLRGGSRMQRRGDESDESDDDEDDDDDEEDDEEEEEEEEDSEHEGKEHRHHHRRRRRRADDDEEDDSDGGDFDPDEDELDTLEDEEDEEEEEGRWDSDPEPPVLLVSDLSDDLLSGSYLTVTLQHPQKARTHSGSIVPKLEAAVAQRSAGGAAGQQAFIQRKTLSKPSRPKSCDITESATPRGPGRPRLRGNHGTRGARDGSGSSSEEEDGPRPSSSLSPPSLLSLPSFKDVGNEVGGEKEVWVSVFRFLDRAELLNCMTVCKAWYKWSCDKRLWSHVDVSRCSPLSNQSLAGIIKRQPSSLDLSWTPLAKRQLTCLLSRLPGLRELRVTGLSWSCLSALASPSLPCLRLLDLRWCEGIRDAQIKEIIIPPDSESTRSRLRNMGTLHLSGLEVSDSSLRLLQRHMPQLQRLDLSHCKDISDSSIALLTAAGTHTRHNLTELYLAGCSELTDTCLSYLKRLSCLSLLDLRGCSGVSRRACDAFISDLSHVAHYCMMEEKLIQRMD; from the exons AGAGAGAGAAGCTTTATAATGTCATCAGCCTGGAGTTCAGCCACACCAAGCTGGAGTCGCTGGTCAGCAGACCCACAACT gtggacCTGATCGACTGGGTAGACAACATGTGGCCTCGACACCttaaggagagacagagagactcGACAAACTCCATCACAGACATGCAGTACCCCAAAGTCCAGAA ATACTGTCTGATGAGTGTGGAGGGCTGTTACACAGACTTCCACATCGACTTTGGAGGGACATCAGTGTGGTACCACATCCTAAGAGGGAGTAAG GTGTTCTGGCTGATCCCTCCCTCACCTCAGAACCTGGAGCTGTACGAGAACTGGGTTCTGTCAGGGAAACAGGGAGACGTGTTCCTGGGAGATCGAGTGTCGGACTGTCAGAGGATAGAGCTGAAGCAGGGCTGCACCTTCATCATCCCCTCAG GCTGGATCCATGCCGTCTACACTCCTTTGGACTCCATGGTGTTTGGAGGAAATTTCCTGCATAGCTTCAACATCCCCATGCAGCTCAACATCTGTAACATCGAGGACAGGACACGG GTTCCGGTGAAGTTCCGTTACCCTTTCTACTACGAGATGTGTTGGTACGTGTTGGAGCGTTACGTGTTCAGCCTGACAAAGACCTCGTACCTCACACCTGAGTTCCAGAAACACTCGCTGGGCATCG GTCTGAAGAAGCCGCCCGGCTCTGATGCAGCCTCTGAGctggtgaaggaggaggaggaggaggaggaggatgaagaagatgaacagcagcagcagcagcctgaaaatgttcatgtgacTCCTCTTGAACTGGAGGGAATGTGGAACCTGCTGGGCAAACTGGAAGCTCTGCCTTCCAACAAGAAGTGTGTCCCCGCCGGAATACACAACGCCCCTGCTCTCATCACACACATCAag GCTCTCCTGAAGGAACACGCCAACGACAACCCCAAACTGTCGTACTCGGGGAAACCCATCATCAGATGGCCAAAAAGA CCCTCGTGGTaccagcctcctcctcctccccctccccctccccgtCCTAAACTGGCCAACACACCGGTCGTCCCCCGCCCTCAGAaacccgcctcctccatgtcgGTGCTAAGACGTCGCAGAGTCAG gtgtaaACGGTGTGAGGCGTGTATGAGAACAGAGTGTGGAGAATGTAACTTCTGTAGAGATATGAAGAAGTTTGGAGGACCGGGGAAACTCAAACAGACCTGTGTGCTGAGGCAGTGTCTCTCC CCCGGCCTccctctgtctgctgtctgcgAGATCTGTAAGGAGCCCAACcaggaggagacaggagacgCCTCCCTCATCCTCATGGAGTGTTCCAACTGTGCTCAGATTGTTCATCCTGCCTGTCTCacg gttcagggAGAAGGAGTGGTGAACAAAGACCTGCCAAGCTGCTGGGAGTGTCCCAAATGTGTGCAGGGCATCACTGACCCAgag TCATCAGGCAGTGACGAGTCGTTGGCCCCCGGCCACCAGCAGCAGGTCCGTCCCCGCGGGCCCCTGGTGCTCCGGCTGGGCCCCGGGCCCTCTGCTGCAGTGTTGGGGGGTCCTGGGTGCTCCCAGCAGGACGGGGAGGTGGTCCGCTGTGGtttcttcccccctcctcctctctcctgctgctcctcctcagcctcTCTTCTCTTGGTGGCGGCCCCTCTGCCTTCTCAGCCAATCAGCTCGAGACTG TCTAAAGGACATAAAGCTGACGGCCCCCCTCTG AAGCGTAAATCTTCGTCTTTGTTGGACGCTCGGATGGCGAAGATTTACAGACGACAGAGACACAGCCGAGACGGAGATGACTCTGCcagtgatgatgaggatgaag GctctcagaggaggaagatggcGCTCCACGCTCGAGGGGCGGTCCACTCTACCAGGAGGGGCTTCAATGCTAACAGGAGGGGCTTGCTGAGAGGAGGCTCTGCCCACAGAGGGAGTAGAGGCGGGGTCATGCCTGCTGGCTCCTCTGCATTCAAACTGAAGCGAGGGGTGGGTGTGAGAGAGGCAGGGCGGAGGGGGAGGGGCGTGAGGCTGCGGGGCGGGTCCAGGATGCAACGACGAGGAGATGAGTCAGACGAGtcggatgatgatgaagacgacgatgatgatgaggaggatgatgaagaggaggaggaggaggaggaggacagtgaGCATGAAGGGAAAGAACATCGTCATCATCACCGACGAAGAAGGAGAAGAGCTGATGATGACGAGGAGGATGACAGCGATGGAGGAGACTTTGACCCTGATGAGGATGAGCTAGACACTCtggaagatgaggaggatgaggaggaggaggaggggcgcTGGGATTCAGACCCTGAGCCTCCAGTCCTCCTGGTGTCAGACCTGAGTGACGACCTGCTGAGCGGCTCATACCTGACTGTGACTCTACAGCACCCCCAAAAGGCCCGCACGCACAGTG gctcCATCGTTCCAAAGCTggaggcagctgtggctcagaggtcagcagggggcgctgcaggCCAGCAGGCCTTTATCCAGAGGAAGACTCTGTCCAAACCCTCCCGACCCAagagctgtgacatcactgagagcGCCACACCTCGAGGACCGGGCAG gcCTCGTCTGCGGGGTAACCATGGCACCAGAGGCGCCAGAGACGGCTCGGGGTCTTcatcagaggaagaggacggtccccgcccctcctcctccctgtctcccccctccctgctGTCGCTCCCCTCCTTCAAAGACGTAGGAAACGAGgtgggaggagagaaggaagtgTGGGTGTCAGTGTTCAGGTTCCTGGACAGAGCCGAGCTGCTGAACTGTATGACTGTGTGCAAGGCCTGGTACAAGTG gAGCTGTGATAAGCGTCTGTGGTCTCATGTGGATGTCAGTCGGTGTAGTCCTCTCTCTAATCAGTCTCTGGCTGGAATCATCAAACGTCAGCCGTCCTCTCTAGACCTGTCCTGGACCCCGCTAGCCAAGAGAcagctcacctgtctgctcaGTAGGCTGCCAG GTCTGAGGGAGCTGAGGGTTACCGGTCTGTCCTGGTCCTGTTTGTCTGCGCTGGcgtctccctctcttccctgtCTTCGTCTGCTCGACCTGCGTTGGTGTGAAGGAATCAGAGACGCTCAGATCAAAGAGATCATCATCCCCCCAG ACTCCGAGTCAACCCGCAGCAGGCTGAGGAACATGGGGACTCTGCATTTGTCAGGTCTGGAGGTGAGCGACTCGTCCCTCAGGTTGCTGCAGAGACACATGCCTCAGCTGCAGAGACTCGACCTGTCTCACTGTAAGGACATCAGTGACTCGTCAATCGCTCTGCTCACTGCTGCAGGGACACACACCAGACACAACCTGACCGAACTCTACCTAGCAG GCTGCAGTGAGCTGACAGACACTTGTCTGTCTTACCTTAAGCGTCtgtcctgtctgtctttgttggacctgcgtggATGTTCAGGTGTGAGCAGAAGAGCGTGTGACGCCTTCATCTCTGATCTGTCCCATGTCGCCCACTACTGCATGATGGAGGAGAAGCTAATCCAGCGCATGGACtga